The sequence TGAAATTAAAATGTTAAAACGTTATTTTAATTCTAATTTtcaatttcattttaattttggcAGGTTTTACCTCCCATACTGTATGTAGCAGACAGAGTTACTTACACTAGAACTGTAGCAAACTCAGCTgagagaataagggctcatgcacacgaccgtatatgtattttgcaatccacaaaacacggatctgcaaaaaaatacggatgacgtccgtgtgcattatgCATTTAGAGGAACAGAACAGcttgcccataatagaacagtcctatccttgtccgttacactttccgttttttttgcgaccctattgaagtgaatggttccgcatactggccacaaaaaaaatggaatggacatggaaacaaGATACATTCACGTGCATGAGCACTAATGGTGCTGATGGAAGTAGCAGCGCTATACCAAATTATGAAATAGTGGCACACAGCCAAGCTCTGGGTATGATGTGCCAGGAGGTGCAGGATTGCCAAAAGGTCCCTATTGGAAGCAGAGATCTTTAAACTGGTGAACTTAAACACAAAGTATGCTACATAAGGCTGCAAAACATAACAAATCAATGATTTAGCGGCATTTACACAAAACCCGCTGAGGAACTGTAAATGGTTTGTTTCCAaccctagcttaaaggggttctgcactttcatttaactgatgatctagcctctggatagatcatcagcttctgatcggcgggggtccgacacccgggacccccgccgatcagctgtttgagaaggcagcggcgctccagcagcgccacggccttctcactgtttaccgccagcccactgacgtcacaactagtatcaactagcgtgggcggggctaagctctgttcacttgaatggagcttagccgcgcccacgctagttgatactagtcgtgacgtcagtgggccggcggtaaacagtgagaaggccgctgccttctcaaacagctgatcggcgggggtcccgagtgtcggacccccgccgatcagaagctgatgatctatccagaggatagatcatcggttaaatgaaagtgcagaacccctttaaggatacatCAACACAAGACGTATTTTGGTATGGATTTTGCGTCAGACTTTGCAAAGGGTAAATCTGCTGTGTATATCTGGaatataaattgacatgctggggAAAATTATCTGCGGTTTTCTTTGCAGAAAATCTTCGCAGAATATGGTAGgcgatttaaaaaagaaaaaaccaaaaCACATCCACTCTGTTGCTTCTGCAGACTTGCCATGTAGAATTCAGAAAATATCTGACCTGTGTGGCTATACCTTTTAGACTACAAACTGCCATCTGTTCATCACTGAATTCTGTCTTATTGGCTGAAACAAGTCATGGTTTTCATCCAATTTCTAGTTAGGTACCAGATTTACTCAAATTCCTATCGTTGCAATGTCAAAGATATGTAAGACTTTGgtggaagttttttattttgtgcACTGCCAGCAGTCTATCAAATCCACAACTAACCTTCTCTACATGTAAGATATGCAGACCGCTGAACAAAAACTGGTGCATGCAAAAACCTGGTGCTCATGCCGGGAACCAGCCAAATCCTCAGCGAGTACTATCACAGTCAAAGGAGTCTGGCAGTAAACCACAGTATCTGGCACGGATATGGTGAACTCTGGCAGACAGCTTTAGTGCAGGTGTTAAAACTAGCCTTACTTTTAAAAtaatatgaagtgaaaaccaaccTCCATGAAGATGTAATAGTACTGAAGATACAGAATCTCTGCAGTATGTATATTGTAATAGGCTGCACACATAGCAGTGACAAGCATCACGGTTAGGTAGAtttgaaaaagtgcaaaatttgcATAAGATTATAAAACTGGAATTTACCTAACTATTTTTACACATATCCAACCATCAAAAGCAAATATTATCTTAGTATTGAAATGCCAAAACAATCAGCAGGTACTTTAGTAGCATGCCAGCAGTGTTTCAGCATTCACCACCTGAAAGAGTGGTGGTAGATTATCCCTACATCAAGCCACCCTGCCAGAATAAATATACATAATAGGAGCCATTTGGCACATTACCATTATAAGCaaagacacagcaaagcacaggatCACTAGCAACGTGATTATACAGAAGCTAAAAGCTAAACTTGACCGATTTCAATACTTGTGAAACATGCTCAAATGTGAGCAATTAACATCTCATTTCTTCAACGCAACGTGGAAAAGTGAAGAGGTTCCAATCTTATCTCAAGATATTACACAGTTTATGTAAAGCTCTGTTTACACTAATACATTGGAAATAAAAGACGTACTTGTTTTATGGAAATAAAACATATCAGGTTCTCTTTTACTACTGTGTAGGTCATACACCAGTTCACTTTATTTCTGTCTTTActctgtgaattttctgatgagaAATAAGATTGGAGTTCTGATTGAAATTCCGTCCACAAACAGGACACGTAAATGGTTTCTCTCCAGTGTGCGTTATTTGATGTCTAACAAGGTTTGAACTGTTCGAGAAGCTTTTTCCACACTCGAAACATATAAATGGTTTCTCTCCCGTGTGAATGCTCTGGTGTCTAACCAGACTGGAGTTCTTTGTAAAACACTGCCCACATTCGGAGCATATATAAGACTCTCCTCCTGTATGAATCTTCTGGTGTTCAGCGAGACTTGAACTCCTGGAGAAACCTTTTCCGCATTCAGAACACACAAATGACTTCTCTCCTGTATGTATTTTCTGGTGCTCCACTAGGTTTGAGCTTCGGGCAAAACTTTTTCCACATGTTGTGCAGCCAaaaggtttctctcctgtgtgagtcctCTGATGGTCAATGAGATTGGAGTTCTTTGTGAAACTTTTTCCACAATCTGAGCAGACAAAAGGCTTCTCTCCTCTGTGAATTCGTTGATGGTCAACAAGAGTTGAGTTGCTGGTGAAGCGCTTTCCACAATCATGACAGGCATATGGTTTCTCTCCAGTGTGAACTCGACGATGTGTTACAAGATGTGACTTTTTTGTAAAGTTCTTCCCACAAAGGAGACATACATACGGCTTCCCTTGTGTAGGACTTGTGCAGAGTTCTGATTGTCTGATTTCACCATCTTCAGGGAAGCCTCTTATGTCCTCTTCTTTTACCATGGCTTTCATGACATCTTTTGTCTGTTTACTCTCATGAGATGAAAGGTCTGATAAAACGTTGATGCATTTGTAGGAGTTATCAAAGTCAGTTGAACTTAAGTTTACGTCACTATCTTTCTGCATGCTACAGCCCATTTGCTTATCGTCATTGGGAAGAGATGGTTCATAACAAGGCTCCTGTTTTTTGCATGTATGAAAATGAACATCTTTCTCTTTCCGAGCATTAAATTCAGTATATAAAAGTCTCACAGGCTTACTCTTTCTCTTGCTTATTTTAGCTTGTGTTGGGAAATTTGCGTTAAGGTCAGATCTGATAGATGTGCTTTCTTCTTTAATACAATCTACACCTGTGGATTCGATGTGAAGTTCATCAAGACTGTTTTTGATGTTCGACTTATCATCTGTTTAAAATAACAAGAAAACAAACCACTAAAAATCCACTGCAGTAACAACAGTAACTGTGGCTTTTCACAGCTTTTTAATATACAAATTGTTCACTAATTTGAGTAAAATGTCTGTAATGAACACATCAATTTATCTCAATGGAATAAAGATATCTTGTGGCTCTGGATAAAAGAGTGCTGTCCAGTGCATTTAcagatatgtatgtgtgtatatatatatatatatatatatatatatatatacacacacacacatacagtggatataaaaagtctacacacccctgttaaaatgtcaggtttctgtgctgtaaaaaaatgagacaaagataaatcatttcagaactttttccacctttaatgtgacctataaactgtacaactcaattgaaaaacaaactgaaatcttttaggtagagggaagaaaaaatataaaactaaaataatgtggttgcataagtgtgcacacccttaaactaatactttgttgaagcaccttttgattttattacagcactcagtctttttgggtatgagtctagcagcatggcacattttgacttggcaagatttgcccactcttctttgcaaaaacactccaaatctgtcagattgcgagggcatctcctgtgcacagcccttttcagatcaccccacagattttcaattggattcaggtctgggctctggctgggatgcttttcttcagcagggacagggaaactGCTCACAGTAGATGCAAAGATGGAtgaagctaaatacagggcaatcctggaggaaaacctgttagaggctgcaaaagacttgagagagGAGCAGGCCTCTGCATAAGTTTTTAAGCAGGCCGCAAGACAGACTTAAATCTacaacagcttccttgctggcatagatttaagacATTTTCCACACCAAAAACTGGTGTGGAAAATGATAAGTGAGCTGGGCCTGCTGGCTGGCATGcttccccacccatgccacaTCCCCTTTTCTCAGGACTCTGGAAAAGTGGTGTGAGcaggaaaaagttgcacattttgcaGCAAAAATGCTGTGCATTAAAACCTGCGACTTTAAGATGGCAAAAAGTGGCATATAAGTTAAtatgttttctaggcatgttAGGTTTTCTTTTCTGGTAGCACCCCCTGTTCTTTATTCTTCTGGCCTACCTTCTGCATCAAGATCCAGCCCTATGATCCCATAGAGAGGCAGGTGAAGCGGCACAGAcatcttttgttcattcattccTACTACTAAATCCAAATTGATATATagccatctctctctctctctctagacagtggagaaggaaattgtgggGGCATTACATAACATATGTATCTCTGAGCATACATAggagggactattttctatgtaGGGGAGGAAGGGGTTTCTaactgggagatgcaggtgcttgatgagTTTCTGCTCACCCATAGAAGCTCAAGCAAGCCCACCAGATAAgtgagtaaaagcgttttaaaaatGAGTTTTAAATTTGTGGGAATAACTCTTTAACCTACACGTGCTTGAGACAGCTGAGATAAAATGTCCTCTTACCAGGTGCCTGTGGGCTTTGATCATTGTCTAATATCACATCTTCAATAAACTCTCTATAGCCTTTTAAATACTCCTTCACGGTAGAATATACTTCAATATCTTCATGTTTTATAGGCatctaaatgaaaaaaataaaaaataaatatcatgaGATAAAAAATAAAGCAATTTGTCTATAGGCAAATACTATTTGAATACAAATGTAGGTTTTAAATTATCTGAACATTTATGGAATTGCTTTCTTTAATGACTATGTACAAtttggggggcaatttttttaaaattattattgcattgtacttatttcaagctaaaaataatttttttaattgttctttattaaaaaatatggaatccctttttgtgtacagagctgacatgctgtagtagcaccctttggattttttcGTCTTTTCCATCATCTGAGGAGTAGACagacttcttatctctgctctctgacactaataaacactcattatagttcagtctttatcttactgataagaatgtggcctaaataagtgtttatgacctctcagtactttagagataaggtttattagatacaAAGTGAAAGCACAAGTTGCACTGCTAGAAAAacaattaaccctttgtgacagaacagctcaatatttttaataaaagccaattgaaaatatcatttttagccaaaattagtaaaatgcaatcaaacaaaaattgcctccaaaggtgtacatagtctttaaaaTGGTTTCTGAGATTTGAAAATCTATAAAgggctcaaaataaaaataaatatagcaaACACTGTTgttctttattattcctactagcatTATGAATGAATTAGTTGCAATTTGCAATGAAGTTCCAgctgagtgttaccagttggagggggtgtccctgcacagtctgacactatctaaTAAGTGCCACCAGTTTCAAAATGTGACAGGAcatcccccccaactggtaatacccagttagacctttattgcaaactgctggcaattcatttataacttccagaAGTAATGCTAAAGGAATGACACATCATAGAGTCCTAAGAGTCGATGCTCCAGAATTAATGCATAGGGAATGCaaggcaagtagttactaaaacagacgtcaggagaagtgacaggttctctttaaaggctatgtacaccttttggaggcaacttttcttttattattgcaCTGTACTCATGTTGAGCGAAAAATCTTTTTTAATCAtcgtttattaaaaatatggagcaattttctctgtacagggctgagatgctctaatagagggatctgaattttctctctgctctctgacattataaacactcattatagtttAGTTCTTACCTTATTGATAAGAAtagggcttaaataagtgtttatgacctcttagtaaattagagataagggttattaggcacaaagtgaaagtaaaaggcaccattcacacagctagacagctaaccctttgtgacagaatggctcaatatttttagacCAGATGAAAAGATCATTTTTTTTTAGCCCAGATGAGTAAAATGTAATCATAAAATAAATTGACTCCGAAGGTATACATGGCCTTTAATgaccaaaaaaaactacatttttatagaaaataattacaaaaaacaaacaaacagctaTCCTTAGAATAAGTCATTAAATGGTTGTGCAAGCAGtctatactgatgatctatcgtcaggataggtcatcaatatctgatcggtgggtgtccaaCACCCGACACCTACGTCAATCAGCTGTCAGGAAAGGAGGTgatgcttcctgttcattacactgtccATAATCTTGGAAGCAATTGCAGttcaagtactcactccattcacttgaatggagcgattacttgtaattacactatgccaaTGTTACAAGGCAGACGATGCGCAGTGTAATGTAGAGGAAGCAGCACTCGCATGTAGTGCTACCTCCTCTTCACATTGGGGGTGCCAAGTGTTGGACCCCtgttgatcagatattgatgacctatcctgaggataggtaatcaatatagactgcctgcacaaccccttgaaTAACAGATCAGCTGTTCTGCCTAGCTCCAGTATCGGAACCAGACACTGAGACTATATAGATTTGtctactgtgtagtggccatgcctcACTACTGCTGCAATGCACTTATTCACCTGAATGGAAACAGCTTGGATACAGACAAATCTCCATACTTCTGTGCAACACAAGACTCCTACCTGCTCAGCTAGAATTTTTATTATCTTATTGGCGAGTACTAAGACCTTCTTTGCTTTGCTTCTTTCGCAGATCTTAGGATCTTCTTCAGTTGAGGTATCATTATACTTTTTTACAACAATATACTCCTAAATAGGAGAGAAAAGTAATAACTCACTGGTATGAAAGAAAAAGTCTTTAATGGTTACAGGCTATCCCTTTCTTTATGGGCTATAAAGCTCCCCAGCTAAGGACCCCCTAATACATGAAATCACAGCGAATgatacatttgtggcctgataGTTAACATACGGCTGTGGCTTTTCTTTCTTAGTAAGCGTATGAAAGTGTATGAAAACTTGAGGCAACCCTTGGCTTTTTTACTATTATAATATAAGACACTATAATAACTTCAAGCCATGCCCACTATACACATCACTAGAAGCACAACACGTTTGAAATGACATGGTCAGATCTGCAGCATTTTCTTGCATGGCGTCGTCTGCAGTAGTACATACCTTCTTTCCCTATCTGCTCACCTCTCCAATCAGAAGGTAGATAAGCTCCAGAGTATGA is a genomic window of Bufo bufo chromosome 1, aBufBuf1.1, whole genome shotgun sequence containing:
- the LOC120983730 gene encoding zinc finger protein 79-like isoform X1, whose translation is MNKDLVQVNGELLTYSLEIICLLTGEDYTIVKKNGDSVTGGDPPASEMSSTSVVIPEINLDHQMMKNMLHLANKIIQVVKEEFCGTSGFLEGGREGNNLQEDSSQISEHLTNLVNLVNKMTKDKSQVIGEISNHTLELIYLLIGEEYIVVKKYNDTSTEEDPKICERSKAKKVLVLANKIIKILAEQMPIKHEDIEVYSTVKEYLKGYREFIEDVILDNDQSPQAPDDKSNIKNSLDELHIESTGVDCIKEESTSIRSDLNANFPTQAKISKRKSKPVRLLYTEFNARKEKDVHFHTCKKQEPCYEPSLPNDDKQMGCSMQKDSDVNLSSTDFDNSYKCINVLSDLSSHESKQTKDVMKAMVKEEDIRGFPEDGEIRQSELCTSPTQGKPYVCLLCGKNFTKKSHLVTHRRVHTGEKPYACHDCGKRFTSNSTLVDHQRIHRGEKPFVCSDCGKSFTKNSNLIDHQRTHTGEKPFGCTTCGKSFARSSNLVEHQKIHTGEKSFVCSECGKGFSRSSSLAEHQKIHTGGESYICSECGQCFTKNSSLVRHQSIHTGEKPFICFECGKSFSNSSNLVRHQITHTGEKPFTCPVCGRNFNQNSNLISHQKIHRVKTEIK
- the LOC120983730 gene encoding zinc finger protein 79-like isoform X2, coding for MNKDLVQVNGELLTYSLEIICLLTGEDYTIVKKNGDSVTGGDPPASEMSSTSVVIPEINLDHQMMKNMLHLANKIIQVVKEEFCGTSGFLEGGREGNNLQEDSSQISEHLTNLVNLVNKMTKDKSQVIGEISNHTLELIYLLIGEEYIVVKKYNDTSTEEDPKICERSKAKKVLVLANKIIKILAEQMPIKHEDIEVYSTVKEYLKGYREFIEDVILDNDQSPQAPDKSNIKNSLDELHIESTGVDCIKEESTSIRSDLNANFPTQAKISKRKSKPVRLLYTEFNARKEKDVHFHTCKKQEPCYEPSLPNDDKQMGCSMQKDSDVNLSSTDFDNSYKCINVLSDLSSHESKQTKDVMKAMVKEEDIRGFPEDGEIRQSELCTSPTQGKPYVCLLCGKNFTKKSHLVTHRRVHTGEKPYACHDCGKRFTSNSTLVDHQRIHRGEKPFVCSDCGKSFTKNSNLIDHQRTHTGEKPFGCTTCGKSFARSSNLVEHQKIHTGEKSFVCSECGKGFSRSSSLAEHQKIHTGGESYICSECGQCFTKNSSLVRHQSIHTGEKPFICFECGKSFSNSSNLVRHQITHTGEKPFTCPVCGRNFNQNSNLISHQKIHRVKTEIK